Proteins encoded within one genomic window of Lynx canadensis isolate LIC74 chromosome B4, mLynCan4.pri.v2, whole genome shotgun sequence:
- the SEPTIN3 gene encoding neuronal-specific septin-3 isoform X3, whose translation MSKGLPEARTDAAMSELVPEPRPKPAVPMKPVSINSNLLGYIGIDTIIEQMRKKTMKTGFDFNIMVVGQSGLGKSTLVNTLFKSQVSRKASSWNREEKIPKTVEIKAIGHVIEEGGVKMKLTVIDTPGFGDQINNENCWEPIEKYINEQYEKFLKEEVNIARKKRIPDTRVHCCLYFISPTGHSLRPLDLEFMKHLSKVVNIIPVIAKADTMTLEEKSEFKQRVRKELEVNGIEFYPQKEFDEDLEDKTENDKIRESMPFAVVGSDKEYQVNGKRVLGRKTPWGIIEVENLNHCEFALLRDFVIRTHLQDLKEVTHNIHYETYRAKRLNDNGGLPPWNGALASTALLHRPCQPVPAHP comes from the exons ATGTCCAAAG GGCTCCCGGAGGCCAGGACGGACGCAGCCATGTCAGAGCTGGTGCCTGAGCCCAGGCCTAAGCCGGCAGTGCCCATGAAACCCGTCAGCATCAACTCAAACCTGCTGGGCTACATTGGCATCGACACCATCATCGAGCAGATGCGCAAGAAGACCATGAAGACTGGTTTCGACTTCAACATCATGGTGGTCG GTCAGAGTGGACTGGGCAAGTCAACGCTGGTCAACACGCTCTTCAAATCCCAGGTGAGCCGCAAGGCCTCCAGCTGGAACCGGGAGGAGAAGATCCCCAAGACTGTGGAGATCAAAGCTATTGGGCACG TGATAGAGGAAGGCGGGGTCAAAATGAAGCTGACGGTCATCGATACCCCGGGCTTCGGAGACCAGATCAACAATGAAAACTG CTGGGAGCCCATCGAGAAGTACATCAATGAACAGTATGAGAAGTTCCTGAAGGAGGAGGTCAACATTGCCAGGAAGAAACGCATCCCTGACACTCGTGTCCACTGCTGCCTCTACTTTATCTCCCCCACGGGACACTC CTTACGACCTCTCGATCTGGAGTTCATGAAACACCTCAGCAAAGTTGTGAACATCATCCCTGTCATTGCTAAGGCTGACACCATGACCCTGGAGGAGAAGTCTGAATTCAAGCAAAGG GTTCGAAAGGAGCTTGAAGTAAATGGCATCGAGTTCTACCCACAGAAGGAATTTGATGAGGATTTGGAGGACAAGACGGAGAATGACAAAATCCGG GAGAGCATGCCTTTCGCTGTGGTGGGCAGCGACAAGGAGTACCAAGTGAATGGCAAGCGGGTCCTCGGCAGAAAAACTCCCTGGGGGATCATCGAAG tgGAAAACCTCAACCACTGTGAGTTTGCCCTGCTTCGAGACTTTGTCATCAG GACCCACCTCCAGGACCTCAAGGAAGTGACACACAACATCCACTATGAGACCTACAGGGCCAAGCGGCTTAATGACAATGGAGGCCTCCCTCCG tGGAACGGAGCTCTCGCCAGCACTGCCCTCCTCCATCGTCCGTGTCAGCCGGTCCCAGCCCATCCGTAG
- the SEPTIN3 gene encoding neuronal-specific septin-3 isoform X2: MSKGLPEARTDAAMSELVPEPRPKPAVPMKPVSINSNLLGYIGIDTIIEQMRKKTMKTGFDFNIMVVGQSGLGKSTLVNTLFKSQVSRKASSWNREEKIPKTVEIKAIGHVIEEGGVKMKLTVIDTPGFGDQINNENCWEPIEKYINEQYEKFLKEEVNIARKKRIPDTRVHCCLYFISPTGHSLRPLDLEFMKHLSKVVNIIPVIAKADTMTLEEKSEFKQRVRKELEVNGIEFYPQKEFDEDLEDKTENDKIRQESMPFAVVGSDKEYQVNGKRVLGRKTPWGIIEVENLNHCEFALLRDFVIRTHLQDLKEVTHNIHYETYRAKRLNDNGGLPPGEGLLGTVLPSVPATPCPTAE, translated from the exons ATGTCCAAAG GGCTCCCGGAGGCCAGGACGGACGCAGCCATGTCAGAGCTGGTGCCTGAGCCCAGGCCTAAGCCGGCAGTGCCCATGAAACCCGTCAGCATCAACTCAAACCTGCTGGGCTACATTGGCATCGACACCATCATCGAGCAGATGCGCAAGAAGACCATGAAGACTGGTTTCGACTTCAACATCATGGTGGTCG GTCAGAGTGGACTGGGCAAGTCAACGCTGGTCAACACGCTCTTCAAATCCCAGGTGAGCCGCAAGGCCTCCAGCTGGAACCGGGAGGAGAAGATCCCCAAGACTGTGGAGATCAAAGCTATTGGGCACG TGATAGAGGAAGGCGGGGTCAAAATGAAGCTGACGGTCATCGATACCCCGGGCTTCGGAGACCAGATCAACAATGAAAACTG CTGGGAGCCCATCGAGAAGTACATCAATGAACAGTATGAGAAGTTCCTGAAGGAGGAGGTCAACATTGCCAGGAAGAAACGCATCCCTGACACTCGTGTCCACTGCTGCCTCTACTTTATCTCCCCCACGGGACACTC CTTACGACCTCTCGATCTGGAGTTCATGAAACACCTCAGCAAAGTTGTGAACATCATCCCTGTCATTGCTAAGGCTGACACCATGACCCTGGAGGAGAAGTCTGAATTCAAGCAAAGG GTTCGAAAGGAGCTTGAAGTAAATGGCATCGAGTTCTACCCACAGAAGGAATTTGATGAGGATTTGGAGGACAAGACGGAGAATGACAAAATCCGG CAGGAGAGCATGCCTTTCGCTGTGGTGGGCAGCGACAAGGAGTACCAAGTGAATGGCAAGCGGGTCCTCGGCAGAAAAACTCCCTGGGGGATCATCGAAG tgGAAAACCTCAACCACTGTGAGTTTGCCCTGCTTCGAGACTTTGTCATCAG GACCCACCTCCAGGACCTCAAGGAAGTGACACACAACATCCACTATGAGACCTACAGGGCCAAGCGGCTTAATGACAATGGAGGCCTCCCTCCG GGAGAAGGCCTCCTGGGCACTGTCCTTCCATCCGTGCcagccaccccctgccccactgctGAATGA
- the SEPTIN3 gene encoding neuronal-specific septin-3 isoform X4 has product MSKGLPEARTDAAMSELVPEPRPKPAVPMKPVSINSNLLGYIGIDTIIEQMRKKTMKTGFDFNIMVVGQSGLGKSTLVNTLFKSQVSRKASSWNREEKIPKTVEIKAIGHVIEEGGVKMKLTVIDTPGFGDQINNENCWEPIEKYINEQYEKFLKEEVNIARKKRIPDTRVHCCLYFISPTGHSLRPLDLEFMKHLSKVVNIIPVIAKADTMTLEEKSEFKQRVRKELEVNGIEFYPQKEFDEDLEDKTENDKIRESMPFAVVGSDKEYQVNGKRVLGRKTPWGIIEVENLNHCEFALLRDFVIRTHLQDLKEVTHNIHYETYRAKRLNDNGGLPPGEGLLGTVLPSVPATPCPTAE; this is encoded by the exons ATGTCCAAAG GGCTCCCGGAGGCCAGGACGGACGCAGCCATGTCAGAGCTGGTGCCTGAGCCCAGGCCTAAGCCGGCAGTGCCCATGAAACCCGTCAGCATCAACTCAAACCTGCTGGGCTACATTGGCATCGACACCATCATCGAGCAGATGCGCAAGAAGACCATGAAGACTGGTTTCGACTTCAACATCATGGTGGTCG GTCAGAGTGGACTGGGCAAGTCAACGCTGGTCAACACGCTCTTCAAATCCCAGGTGAGCCGCAAGGCCTCCAGCTGGAACCGGGAGGAGAAGATCCCCAAGACTGTGGAGATCAAAGCTATTGGGCACG TGATAGAGGAAGGCGGGGTCAAAATGAAGCTGACGGTCATCGATACCCCGGGCTTCGGAGACCAGATCAACAATGAAAACTG CTGGGAGCCCATCGAGAAGTACATCAATGAACAGTATGAGAAGTTCCTGAAGGAGGAGGTCAACATTGCCAGGAAGAAACGCATCCCTGACACTCGTGTCCACTGCTGCCTCTACTTTATCTCCCCCACGGGACACTC CTTACGACCTCTCGATCTGGAGTTCATGAAACACCTCAGCAAAGTTGTGAACATCATCCCTGTCATTGCTAAGGCTGACACCATGACCCTGGAGGAGAAGTCTGAATTCAAGCAAAGG GTTCGAAAGGAGCTTGAAGTAAATGGCATCGAGTTCTACCCACAGAAGGAATTTGATGAGGATTTGGAGGACAAGACGGAGAATGACAAAATCCGG GAGAGCATGCCTTTCGCTGTGGTGGGCAGCGACAAGGAGTACCAAGTGAATGGCAAGCGGGTCCTCGGCAGAAAAACTCCCTGGGGGATCATCGAAG tgGAAAACCTCAACCACTGTGAGTTTGCCCTGCTTCGAGACTTTGTCATCAG GACCCACCTCCAGGACCTCAAGGAAGTGACACACAACATCCACTATGAGACCTACAGGGCCAAGCGGCTTAATGACAATGGAGGCCTCCCTCCG GGAGAAGGCCTCCTGGGCACTGTCCTTCCATCCGTGCcagccaccccctgccccactgctGAATGA
- the SEPTIN3 gene encoding neuronal-specific septin-3 isoform X1 — MSKGLPEARTDAAMSELVPEPRPKPAVPMKPVSINSNLLGYIGIDTIIEQMRKKTMKTGFDFNIMVVGQSGLGKSTLVNTLFKSQVSRKASSWNREEKIPKTVEIKAIGHVIEEGGVKMKLTVIDTPGFGDQINNENCWEPIEKYINEQYEKFLKEEVNIARKKRIPDTRVHCCLYFISPTGHSLRPLDLEFMKHLSKVVNIIPVIAKADTMTLEEKSEFKQRVRKELEVNGIEFYPQKEFDEDLEDKTENDKIRQESMPFAVVGSDKEYQVNGKRVLGRKTPWGIIEVENLNHCEFALLRDFVIRTHLQDLKEVTHNIHYETYRAKRLNDNGGLPPWNGALASTALLHRPCQPVPAHP; from the exons ATGTCCAAAG GGCTCCCGGAGGCCAGGACGGACGCAGCCATGTCAGAGCTGGTGCCTGAGCCCAGGCCTAAGCCGGCAGTGCCCATGAAACCCGTCAGCATCAACTCAAACCTGCTGGGCTACATTGGCATCGACACCATCATCGAGCAGATGCGCAAGAAGACCATGAAGACTGGTTTCGACTTCAACATCATGGTGGTCG GTCAGAGTGGACTGGGCAAGTCAACGCTGGTCAACACGCTCTTCAAATCCCAGGTGAGCCGCAAGGCCTCCAGCTGGAACCGGGAGGAGAAGATCCCCAAGACTGTGGAGATCAAAGCTATTGGGCACG TGATAGAGGAAGGCGGGGTCAAAATGAAGCTGACGGTCATCGATACCCCGGGCTTCGGAGACCAGATCAACAATGAAAACTG CTGGGAGCCCATCGAGAAGTACATCAATGAACAGTATGAGAAGTTCCTGAAGGAGGAGGTCAACATTGCCAGGAAGAAACGCATCCCTGACACTCGTGTCCACTGCTGCCTCTACTTTATCTCCCCCACGGGACACTC CTTACGACCTCTCGATCTGGAGTTCATGAAACACCTCAGCAAAGTTGTGAACATCATCCCTGTCATTGCTAAGGCTGACACCATGACCCTGGAGGAGAAGTCTGAATTCAAGCAAAGG GTTCGAAAGGAGCTTGAAGTAAATGGCATCGAGTTCTACCCACAGAAGGAATTTGATGAGGATTTGGAGGACAAGACGGAGAATGACAAAATCCGG CAGGAGAGCATGCCTTTCGCTGTGGTGGGCAGCGACAAGGAGTACCAAGTGAATGGCAAGCGGGTCCTCGGCAGAAAAACTCCCTGGGGGATCATCGAAG tgGAAAACCTCAACCACTGTGAGTTTGCCCTGCTTCGAGACTTTGTCATCAG GACCCACCTCCAGGACCTCAAGGAAGTGACACACAACATCCACTATGAGACCTACAGGGCCAAGCGGCTTAATGACAATGGAGGCCTCCCTCCG tGGAACGGAGCTCTCGCCAGCACTGCCCTCCTCCATCGTCCGTGTCAGCCGGTCCCAGCCCATCCGTAG